The following are encoded in a window of Rubellicoccus peritrichatus genomic DNA:
- a CDS encoding PP2C family protein-serine/threonine phosphatase, with translation MENTEGKKPAKVSSHSTLHWSGMTDVGRFRKKNEDAFLALTFDSKEVIRLGKNGQSTLEGHDFVFAVSDGMGGHNAGEFASRVAVDKIAELFPRTFQLDAIGFRRGSSDLLDELFMSIHREIVYLGQAYEECAGMGATLSLCWFRPDWMYFCHIGDSRVYYLPKDGGIKQVTEDHSHVGWLVRTGKITPMQARFHPARNQLNQALSASNGKIDPQHGAIGYEVGDRFLICSDGLYEGISDRNLEYLIRERPEHLENLEIAETLVQESVKESGKDNTTAVVIEVVE, from the coding sequence ATGGAAAACACTGAGGGCAAAAAACCGGCAAAAGTGTCTTCCCACTCAACGCTTCATTGGTCAGGGATGACGGATGTAGGCCGTTTTCGCAAAAAAAACGAAGATGCCTTCCTGGCCTTAACCTTTGATTCAAAAGAAGTTATCCGACTGGGCAAAAATGGCCAGTCCACGCTGGAAGGGCACGATTTTGTCTTTGCTGTTAGCGACGGCATGGGCGGTCATAATGCTGGCGAATTTGCCAGTCGTGTCGCGGTTGATAAAATCGCCGAGCTTTTCCCACGCACTTTTCAACTCGATGCAATTGGTTTCAGGCGCGGTTCCAGCGACCTTCTTGACGAGCTTTTCATGTCAATCCACCGGGAAATCGTTTACCTGGGGCAAGCCTATGAGGAATGTGCCGGGATGGGCGCCACCTTGAGTCTTTGCTGGTTCCGGCCGGACTGGATGTATTTCTGCCATATCGGCGACAGCCGGGTTTACTACCTGCCCAAAGATGGAGGCATCAAGCAGGTAACCGAGGACCATTCCCATGTGGGCTGGCTTGTCCGCACGGGCAAGATTACTCCGATGCAAGCGCGTTTTCATCCAGCCCGCAATCAACTCAACCAAGCGCTCAGCGCAAGTAACGGCAAAATCGATCCGCAGCATGGAGCCATCGGCTATGAAGTGGGAGACCGTTTCCTGATCTGCTCCGACGGCCTCTACGAAGGCATCTCGGACAGAAATCTGGAATACCTCATCCGCGAACGCCCTGAACATTTGGAGAACCTCGAAATCGCTGAAACACTTGTTCAGGAGAGTGTTAAGGAATCCGGAAAGGATAACACCACTGCCGTCGTCATAGAGGTCGTTGAGTAA
- a CDS encoding HAD family phosphatase: MSSNSFQAIQAVIFDMDGLLLDTERLFMAAYQQAANELGLDFPEELYQSMIGHRADSSQQILRDGIAVGEHADEIIDAARRYYYTAIETKGIPLRPGVEETIEYCEREGLPMAVATSTHKALALIKLKHVGLLDRFTAVVSGDEVEHGKPAPDIYLAAGKLLDIDITRCVVLEDSPPGLKAARAAGALAIFIPDLLPDSDDTRAIAKHVYYSLNDFLEAFKKGRVGVK, translated from the coding sequence GTGAGTTCGAACAGCTTTCAAGCCATCCAAGCAGTCATTTTCGATATGGACGGTCTTCTCTTGGACACAGAGAGGCTTTTCATGGCTGCGTACCAGCAGGCGGCGAATGAGCTTGGGCTCGATTTCCCGGAAGAGCTTTACCAGAGCATGATTGGTCATCGTGCCGACTCCAGCCAGCAAATCCTCAGAGACGGCATTGCGGTTGGGGAGCATGCGGATGAAATCATTGATGCCGCCCGGCGTTATTATTACACAGCGATTGAGACCAAGGGCATTCCGTTAAGGCCGGGAGTGGAGGAAACTATTGAATACTGTGAGCGTGAAGGGCTTCCCATGGCGGTTGCAACTTCGACCCATAAGGCACTTGCTTTGATTAAATTGAAACATGTTGGCCTACTGGATCGATTCACTGCGGTTGTCAGTGGGGATGAAGTGGAACACGGCAAGCCGGCCCCGGATATCTACCTTGCGGCAGGAAAGTTGCTCGATATCGATATCACCCGTTGTGTCGTTTTGGAGGATTCTCCTCCCGGGCTTAAGGCGGCCAGGGCGGCGGGAGCATTGGCGATTTTTATCCCTGACTTATTGCCGGATAGTGATGACACACGCGCCATCGCAAAGCATGTCTATTACTCTTTGAACGATTTCCTGGAGGCTTTTAAAAAAGGCCGAGTAGGAGTGAAGTGA
- a CDS encoding C1 family peptidase yields the protein MHVRFLLVLMVMFAFATSLCGAIAEFAELKANGVIYRKVVVTQVTEQAIIIRHSRGIAQVLLKDLKPELQKQFGYDSERVEAYLADREKREQRALKKVTTAQRTPSPSSTPADRVLASFGTHPDYKERVDLRPDFTALKLHTKDQGRRPSCAVFAVVGALEFENAKTADQPEKFSEEYLIWATRESLGIRSEADKDFDPNQDGDLGFSLIEVVQALRSYGILDSASMPNTFGKSMAAIEEPDEKLISDARTRRKVSSYFITGRGNEAKVDNIVHALNENIPVVIGLGWPNSATLRSAPILSKQKPLYGHAVTLVGYKNESGDPSEMLFQFKNSWGTGWGINGHGWITREYLEKNLNSAAFLEVAGES from the coding sequence ATGCATGTCCGCTTTTTACTGGTTTTGATGGTGATGTTTGCTTTTGCCACTTCACTTTGCGGAGCGATTGCAGAGTTTGCGGAACTTAAGGCCAATGGTGTTATTTACAGAAAGGTCGTTGTCACTCAAGTGACCGAGCAGGCGATTATCATTCGTCATTCTCGGGGCATTGCTCAGGTTTTGTTGAAAGATCTCAAACCTGAGTTGCAGAAGCAGTTCGGCTATGATTCAGAGCGGGTCGAGGCATATCTCGCCGATCGCGAAAAGCGTGAGCAGCGGGCATTGAAGAAAGTAACTACGGCGCAAAGAACTCCATCTCCATCAAGCACTCCAGCTGATCGTGTTCTGGCGAGTTTTGGAACGCACCCGGATTATAAGGAGCGCGTGGATTTGAGACCGGATTTTACTGCGTTGAAACTTCATACGAAGGATCAGGGACGGCGTCCGAGCTGTGCGGTCTTTGCCGTTGTGGGTGCCCTGGAGTTTGAAAACGCCAAGACTGCCGATCAGCCGGAGAAGTTTTCCGAAGAGTATCTGATCTGGGCAACCCGTGAAAGCCTTGGGATTCGCAGTGAGGCGGACAAAGATTTCGATCCGAATCAGGATGGCGATCTTGGCTTTTCCCTGATTGAGGTCGTCCAGGCTCTGCGGAGTTACGGGATTCTTGATTCTGCCTCCATGCCCAATACTTTCGGCAAATCGATGGCTGCGATTGAGGAGCCGGATGAGAAATTAATCAGTGATGCCAGGACGCGCCGTAAAGTATCGTCGTATTTCATTACCGGACGCGGCAATGAGGCCAAGGTGGACAATATTGTACACGCACTTAATGAAAACATCCCGGTTGTCATTGGCTTGGGTTGGCCGAATTCAGCTACATTGCGGAGTGCTCCGATCCTCAGTAAGCAAAAGCCGCTTTATGGCCATGCTGTGACTTTGGTCGGCTACAAGAACGAAAGTGGTGATCCAAGTGAGATGCTTTTCCAATTTAAGAACTCATGGGGCACAGGGTGGGGGATCAACGGCCACGGCTGGATCACACGGGAGTATCTGGAAAAAAACTTGAACTCCGCCGCGTTTCTCGAAGTGGCTGGGGAGTCGTAG
- a CDS encoding glutamine synthetase beta-grasp domain-containing protein: MAKYKLEYIWLDGYQPVPNLRGKTRLASEEPKTIEDCPMWGFDGSSTQQAEGSSSDCLLKPVALYPDAGRSGNCFLVMCEVMMPDGTTPHPSNFRATIEDDPDTWFGLEQEYFLYQDKRPLGWPEDGFPDPQGEYYTGVGYANVGGIAREIVDEHLDLCLAAGINHEGINAEVAKGQWEFQVFAKGSKSCADDIWIARYILLRLCEKYEVDVEWHCKPFLGDWNGSGMHCNFSTKYMREVGGKDYFLKLMDAFEKNKDEHIAAYGPDNHLRLTGLHETQSIDKFSWGIADRGASIRVPHSFVKDDKYQGYLEDRRPNSQGDPYQICSRVLKTIAEVPTS; encoded by the coding sequence ATGGCTAAATACAAGCTCGAATACATCTGGCTCGATGGCTATCAGCCCGTGCCAAACCTCCGTGGTAAGACCCGCCTCGCCAGCGAGGAACCAAAAACAATCGAAGATTGCCCAATGTGGGGCTTCGATGGCAGCTCGACTCAGCAAGCCGAAGGTAGCAGCTCAGACTGCCTGCTCAAGCCAGTCGCTCTATATCCTGATGCTGGTCGCTCGGGTAACTGCTTCCTCGTCATGTGTGAGGTCATGATGCCAGACGGCACCACGCCACACCCTTCTAACTTCCGCGCCACGATCGAAGACGATCCTGACACCTGGTTCGGTCTTGAGCAGGAGTATTTCCTCTATCAGGACAAGCGCCCATTGGGATGGCCTGAAGATGGCTTTCCTGACCCACAGGGTGAATACTACACAGGTGTTGGTTATGCCAATGTCGGTGGTATCGCTCGTGAAATCGTTGATGAGCACCTTGATCTCTGCCTTGCTGCAGGTATCAACCATGAAGGTATCAATGCCGAAGTGGCTAAGGGCCAGTGGGAATTCCAGGTTTTTGCCAAGGGCTCCAAGAGCTGCGCTGATGACATCTGGATCGCTCGTTACATCCTCCTCCGCCTCTGCGAAAAGTATGAAGTGGATGTGGAATGGCACTGTAAGCCTTTCCTCGGTGACTGGAATGGCTCCGGTATGCACTGCAACTTCTCCACCAAGTACATGCGTGAGGTAGGCGGTAAGGATTACTTCCTCAAGCTCATGGACGCTTTCGAGAAGAACAAGGACGAGCACATCGCTGCATACGGCCCGGACAATCATCTCCGTCTGACCGGTCTCCACGAAACTCAGTCAATTGACAAGTTCTCCTGGGGTATTGCTGACCGTGGTGCTTCGATTCGCGTTCCACACTCTTTCGTTAAGGACGACAAGTATCAGGGCTATCTGGAAGATCGCCGCCCGAATTCACAGGGTGACCCATATCAGATCTGCTCACGCGTTCTGAAGACGATTGCTGAAGTTCCAACTTCGTAA
- a CDS encoding serine/threonine protein phosphatase, with translation MKDSKVASVQVGYDGRVHKRYRGPLAQERYDNELRVLRYLEAKGCNFVPKILEEHPDELYLVTSNCGAKANNVGDAKMQSLFDELASYGVEHDDRAARNITYSAQIGRFCIIDFEFATIPETGEGLTLEEATKHSDALKKEGQAKLRDGKH, from the coding sequence ATGAAAGATTCCAAGGTGGCCAGCGTTCAGGTTGGCTACGACGGTCGCGTCCACAAGCGCTACCGCGGACCACTTGCCCAGGAGCGTTACGATAATGAGTTACGTGTCCTCCGCTATCTGGAAGCCAAAGGCTGTAATTTTGTCCCGAAGATTCTGGAAGAACATCCTGATGAGCTTTACCTGGTCACTTCCAATTGCGGTGCGAAAGCAAATAATGTTGGAGATGCCAAGATGCAGAGTCTCTTTGATGAATTAGCTTCATACGGGGTCGAGCACGATGACAGAGCAGCTCGAAACATCACCTATTCTGCTCAAATCGGACGTTTTTGCATCATCGATTTTGAATTCGCTACCATCCCGGAAACCGGAGAAGGTCTCACGCTGGAAGAGGCAACAAAGCACTCCGATGCATTAAAGAAAGAGGGTCAAGCCAAGCTAAGAGATGGAAAACACTGA